From the Calliopsis andreniformis isolate RMS-2024a chromosome 4, iyCalAndr_principal, whole genome shotgun sequence genome, one window contains:
- the LOC143177971 gene encoding androgen-induced gene 1 protein isoform X2: MRDGLLIVFHVISCVQFAFSVYYDYVYVVVPPSPTKIHNDFGGKFKFLTFWDAIIQAVFFFICMLNDVFGTNAVSPKKPPFIRKLKDYVHAVLSFPVAMFVGITFWSLMFVDRELVFPKVLDAYFPWWLNHLMHTMIMVSTLMETILVPRTYPKRSKGLFGHFMFMFMYLVWIHIIYLKSGAWVYPVMEVLTLPLRLLFFLTLLSISVILYYVGETLDNLVWGNEYIKHQKSHVKSK; this comes from the exons ATGCGGGACGGCTTACTGATCGTATTCCACGTGATCAGTTGCGTGCAATTCGCTTTCTCGGTGTACTATGATTACGTATACGTCGTCGTGCCTCCTTCTCCCACAAAAATACACAACGATTTCGGCGGGAAATTCAAGTTTCTCACATTTTGGGACGCG ATCATTCAAGCAGTATTTTTCTTTATATGCATGTTGAATGATGTATTCGGCACGAATGCCGTAAGTCCCAAGAAACCACCATTTATACGAAAATTAAAGGATTATGTGCACGCAGTTCTCAGTTTCCCCGTCgctatg TTCGTCGGAATAACATTTTGGTCTCTAATGTTCGTGGATCGGGAATTGGTATTCCCAAAAGTCCTCGACGCTTACTTCCCCTGGTGGTTGAATCACTTGATGCACACGATGATCATGGTTTCGACGTTAATGGAAACGATATTAGTGCCGCGGACATATCCGAAACGATCGAAAGGACTTTTTGGCCACTTTATGTTTATGTTTATGTACTTGGTTTG GATACACATAATCTACTTGAAGAGCGGCGCCTGGGTGTACCCTGTGATGGAAGTGTTAACGTTGCCTTTACGACTCCTGTTCTTTTTGACGCTGCTCTCAATCAGTGTGATCCTCTACTATGTCGGGGAGACGTTGGACAACTTGGTCTGGGGTAACGAATACATTAAACATCAAAAGTCTCATGTCAAGAGCAAGTAG
- the LOC143177971 gene encoding androgen-induced gene 1 protein isoform X4 translates to MAYTISQLFHTAMFLTYAFTLYRSFALRIPIIVNMFKEFDPGQFKYLTIWDVIIQAVFFFICMLNDVFGTNAVSPKKPPFIRKLKDYVHAVLSFPVAMFVGITFWSLMFVDRELVFPKVLDAYFPWWLNHLMHTMIMVSTLMETILVPRTYPKRSKGLFGHFMFMFMYLVWIHIIYLKSGAWVYPVMEVLTLPLRLLFFLTLLSISVILYYVGETLDNLVWGNEYIKHQKSHVKSK, encoded by the exons ATGGCATATACGATAAGCCAATTGTTTCACACGGCGATGTTCCTGACGTACGCGTTCACGCTGTACAGAAGTTTCGCGCTAAGGATACCGATAATAGTTAACATGTTCAAAGAGTTCGATCCAGGACAATTCAAATACCTGACAATATGGGACGTG ATCATTCAAGCAGTATTTTTCTTTATATGCATGTTGAATGATGTATTCGGCACGAATGCCGTAAGTCCCAAGAAACCACCATTTATACGAAAATTAAAGGATTATGTGCACGCAGTTCTCAGTTTCCCCGTCgctatg TTCGTCGGAATAACATTTTGGTCTCTAATGTTCGTGGATCGGGAATTGGTATTCCCAAAAGTCCTCGACGCTTACTTCCCCTGGTGGTTGAATCACTTGATGCACACGATGATCATGGTTTCGACGTTAATGGAAACGATATTAGTGCCGCGGACATATCCGAAACGATCGAAAGGACTTTTTGGCCACTTTATGTTTATGTTTATGTACTTGGTTTG GATACACATAATCTACTTGAAGAGCGGCGCCTGGGTGTACCCTGTGATGGAAGTGTTAACGTTGCCTTTACGACTCCTGTTCTTTTTGACGCTGCTCTCAATCAGTGTGATCCTCTACTATGTCGGGGAGACGTTGGACAACTTGGTCTGGGGTAACGAATACATTAAACATCAAAAGTCTCATGTCAAGAGCAAGTAG
- the LOC143177971 gene encoding androgen-induced gene 1 protein isoform X1, translating to MRDGLLIVFHVISCVQFAFSVYYDYVYVVVPPSPTKIHNDFGGKFKFLTFWDAIIQAVFFFICMLNDVFGTNAVSPKKPPFIRKLKDYVHAVLSFPVAMFVGITFWSLMFVDRELVFPKVLDAYFPWWLNHLMHTMIMVSTLMETILVPRTYPKRSKGLFGHFMFMFMYLVWIHIIYLKSGAWVYPVMEVLTLPLRLLFFLTLLSISVILYYVGETLDNLVWGNTVISGKNTRRKKLQ from the exons ATGCGGGACGGCTTACTGATCGTATTCCACGTGATCAGTTGCGTGCAATTCGCTTTCTCGGTGTACTATGATTACGTATACGTCGTCGTGCCTCCTTCTCCCACAAAAATACACAACGATTTCGGCGGGAAATTCAAGTTTCTCACATTTTGGGACGCG ATCATTCAAGCAGTATTTTTCTTTATATGCATGTTGAATGATGTATTCGGCACGAATGCCGTAAGTCCCAAGAAACCACCATTTATACGAAAATTAAAGGATTATGTGCACGCAGTTCTCAGTTTCCCCGTCgctatg TTCGTCGGAATAACATTTTGGTCTCTAATGTTCGTGGATCGGGAATTGGTATTCCCAAAAGTCCTCGACGCTTACTTCCCCTGGTGGTTGAATCACTTGATGCACACGATGATCATGGTTTCGACGTTAATGGAAACGATATTAGTGCCGCGGACATATCCGAAACGATCGAAAGGACTTTTTGGCCACTTTATGTTTATGTTTATGTACTTGGTTTG GATACACATAATCTACTTGAAGAGCGGCGCCTGGGTGTACCCTGTGATGGAAGTGTTAACGTTGCCTTTACGACTCCTGTTCTTTTTGACGCTGCTCTCAATCAGTGTGATCCTCTACTATGTCGGGGAGACGTTGGACAACTTGGTCTGGG GGAACACTGTAATCTCAGGTAAAAATACCAGGAGGAAGAAGTTACAGTGA
- the LOC143177971 gene encoding androgen-dependent TFPI-regulating protein isoform X5, translated as MAYTISQLFHTAMFLTYAFTLYRSFALRIPIIVNMFKEFDPGQFKYLTIWDVIIQAVFFFICMLNDVFGTNAVSPKKPPFIRKLKDYVHAVLSFPVAMFVGITFWSLMFVDRELVFPKVLDAYFPWWLNHLMHTMIMVSTLMETILVPRTYPKRSKGLFGHFMFMFMYLVWIHIIYLKSGAWVYPVMEVLTLPLRLLFFLTLLSISVILYYVGETLDNLVWGNTVISGKNTRRKKLQ; from the exons ATGGCATATACGATAAGCCAATTGTTTCACACGGCGATGTTCCTGACGTACGCGTTCACGCTGTACAGAAGTTTCGCGCTAAGGATACCGATAATAGTTAACATGTTCAAAGAGTTCGATCCAGGACAATTCAAATACCTGACAATATGGGACGTG ATCATTCAAGCAGTATTTTTCTTTATATGCATGTTGAATGATGTATTCGGCACGAATGCCGTAAGTCCCAAGAAACCACCATTTATACGAAAATTAAAGGATTATGTGCACGCAGTTCTCAGTTTCCCCGTCgctatg TTCGTCGGAATAACATTTTGGTCTCTAATGTTCGTGGATCGGGAATTGGTATTCCCAAAAGTCCTCGACGCTTACTTCCCCTGGTGGTTGAATCACTTGATGCACACGATGATCATGGTTTCGACGTTAATGGAAACGATATTAGTGCCGCGGACATATCCGAAACGATCGAAAGGACTTTTTGGCCACTTTATGTTTATGTTTATGTACTTGGTTTG GATACACATAATCTACTTGAAGAGCGGCGCCTGGGTGTACCCTGTGATGGAAGTGTTAACGTTGCCTTTACGACTCCTGTTCTTTTTGACGCTGCTCTCAATCAGTGTGATCCTCTACTATGTCGGGGAGACGTTGGACAACTTGGTCTGGG GGAACACTGTAATCTCAGGTAAAAATACCAGGAGGAAGAAGTTACAGTGA
- the LOC143177971 gene encoding androgen-induced gene 1 protein isoform X3, which translates to MRDGLLIVFHVISCVQFAFSVYYDYVYVVVPPSPTKIHNDFGGKFKFLTFWDAIIQAVFFFICMLNDVFGTNAVSPKKPPFIRKLKDYVHAVLSFPVAMFVGITFWSLMFVDRELVFPKVLDAYFPWWLNHLMHTMIMVSTLMETILVPRTYPKRSKGLFGHFMFMFMYLVWIHIIYLKSGAWVYPVMEVLTLPLRLLFFLTLLSISVILYYVGETLDNLVWGKKYVTESNEADLKA; encoded by the exons ATGCGGGACGGCTTACTGATCGTATTCCACGTGATCAGTTGCGTGCAATTCGCTTTCTCGGTGTACTATGATTACGTATACGTCGTCGTGCCTCCTTCTCCCACAAAAATACACAACGATTTCGGCGGGAAATTCAAGTTTCTCACATTTTGGGACGCG ATCATTCAAGCAGTATTTTTCTTTATATGCATGTTGAATGATGTATTCGGCACGAATGCCGTAAGTCCCAAGAAACCACCATTTATACGAAAATTAAAGGATTATGTGCACGCAGTTCTCAGTTTCCCCGTCgctatg TTCGTCGGAATAACATTTTGGTCTCTAATGTTCGTGGATCGGGAATTGGTATTCCCAAAAGTCCTCGACGCTTACTTCCCCTGGTGGTTGAATCACTTGATGCACACGATGATCATGGTTTCGACGTTAATGGAAACGATATTAGTGCCGCGGACATATCCGAAACGATCGAAAGGACTTTTTGGCCACTTTATGTTTATGTTTATGTACTTGGTTTG GATACACATAATCTACTTGAAGAGCGGCGCCTGGGTGTACCCTGTGATGGAAGTGTTAACGTTGCCTTTACGACTCCTGTTCTTTTTGACGCTGCTCTCAATCAGTGTGATCCTCTACTATGTCGGGGAGACGTTGGACAACTTGGTCTGGG GAAAAAAATACGTAACCGAGAGTAACGAGGCAGATTTGAAAGCGTGA